ACGGCAATGCCGAACAGATGGTTGACCCGGTGAACAGTGGGCCATTTACCGCCCATACCAGTAACCGGGTGCCGTTTATTGCGGTCGGCGACACTCTTGCCGGTCATTCCATTGAAGGGGATGGCGCGCTCCGGGATATCGCGCCGACGGTTCTCACTTTGCTTGGCCTTCCGGTGCCTGAAGAGATGACCGGGAGAAATCTGCTGGCGGATGCAATGCAAAATGAAAAATGAAGACCAAACTTTCTGATATGTTTTATGGTGTTGAATTGCTGTTTAAAATGGTTCAGAGTCGTTGTGATATTCCATAATGAGAATTCAGAAGCCAGTAGCCGGAAGCCAGAATGACTGATTTTAAAGCTTTTCTCCTGGCTTCTGACTCCTGGCTCCTGGCTACTTGTAGAACACATGCACTAACAAATCTCCGAAACCCGTTATTGTCGGGAGATTAGCCAAACTCGGAAAGTTGTGATGAAAAATTTTTGAGACGGTAAACTTCAGGCACTTTTAACTTCAGCTCACTTTAGGCACTTACCATGAAATACATCAGCACCAGAGGGGGGATTGCCCCCGTCAGTTTCAGGGAAGCGGTCATGATGGGTCTTGCCACCGACGGCGGGCTGCTCCTGCCCGAAGAGATCCCGGTGATCGATCAGAAGACGCTCGATTCCTGGCAGGGTCTGAGTTTCCCGCAGTTGTCCTTCGAGGTCATCTCCCGCTTTGTCGACGATATTCCTGCAGATGACCTGAGAGAACTGATCAACCGGTCGTACAGCACCTTCACCCATCCGGAGACGGTGCCCCTGGTCAGGGCAGGCGGATTCCAGATCATGGAGCTTTTCCACGGGCCGACCCTGGCATTCAAGGATGTTGCCCTCCAGTTTCTCGGCAATGTCTTCGAGTACCTTCTCCAAAAATCAGGCGGCAGGATGAACATCCTCGGGGCGACCTCCGGCGATACCGGCAGCGCAGCCATTTACGGAGTCCGCGGCAAGGAAAACATCAATATTTTTATCCTCCATCCCCACCGGAGGGTCAGCCGGATCCAGGAACTGCAGATGACCACCGTCACCGACGCCAACGTCTTCAATATTGCGATCCGCGGCACCTTTGATGACGGGCAGGCAATCGTCAAAGCGATCTTCAATGATATCCCCTTCAAGGAGGAGTTCAATCTGGGGGCGGTCAATTCGATCAACTGGGCGAGAATCGTTGCCCAGGTGGTCTATTACATTTACGCAGCTTTGCGGCTCACCGGTAAAAAATCCCCTCTGGTGGATTTTTCCGTACCTACCGGCAATTTCGGGGATATCTTCGCAGGTTATGTGGCCAGGAAAATGCTCCCCGAAAAAATCCGCAGGCTGGTGCTGGCCACCAATGAAAACGATCTGCTGGCCCGGTTTGTCAATGACGGGGTTTATTCGGTGGGGCAGGTGGTGCAGACCAGCAGCCCTTCCATGGATATTCAGGTGGCCAGCAATTTTGAGCGGTATCTCTATTTTCTTTTCGACCGGAACCCCGTCCGTACCCGGAAAGCTCTGGAGGATTTTTCGGCATCCGGCAGAATGGACTTTGATGCCTCTTTGCAGAAGAAGATCCGTGAAGATTTCCGGGCCTGTCGGGTGAGTGAGGAAGAGACGTTGCAGGTCATCAAATCCAATGAGCAGGAAGGCTATCTCCTCGACCCTCATACGGCGGTAGGGGTCAGGGCTGCATCAAACTTTGTGGAGGAAGGGGTCCCGATGGTCTGTCTGGCCACCGCCCATCCTGCCAAGTTCGGCGACGCGGTAAAAAGGGCGATCGGTCGCGAACCGGATCTGCCGCCGGCGCTTGCCGCCCTTCCGGAGAAAGAATCACGATGCGAAATTCTCGATGCCGGAACGGAGGTGATTAAACAATTTCTGAAGATTAATGCCCGGTGATTGCTATTCACCGATTTATCCTTTATTATCTTTGAAAACAGGCATATTGAAGGGGAATCCAATCATGTTTCAATCGCCTGTTGCTGTTATCCGGGGGGGCTGCAGCAATTTATTGATTTTTCCGGACCACCTTTGTTTCTTTGCAAACGTTCATCTTCTGAGGGAGTGGTTTTGATGAAACCTGAAGAACGAGTCAAATACCTCAGTACCATCGATCTGTTCGAGCATTTTTCACACGAGGAGTTGTCGAATTTTGCCGAAAAGGTTCAGGAAGTCAGGATCAATGCCGATGAGGTTCTCTTCCACGAAGGCGCTCCCGGCGATGATATGTATATCCTCCTTGACGGCCAGCTCAAGGTCAACAAGGACGCCAAGTTTATCACCAACATCAAACCGGTGGAGTACATCGGCGAGATGGCGATCATCGAATCCAAACCCCGTTCGGCAACGGTGCAGGCCGTTCTCGATTCAACCCTGCTCAAGATTACCTCGGCGCAGTTTCAGGAGTATTTCTCCACCCAGCCCGAATCCCTGGTCTCCCTGATGCGGACCCTGAGCCACCGGATCAGGCGCAACACCGAGATCATTGCCGAGGAATTCGAGAAGGCCAATATCCTGATCCACGACATGAAAAACCAGATGGCCTCATTTCTCTTTCTTGATCTGATGGCCCGGGAAACCAAGGTCGAGGGGCAGCTCAGGCTGCTCAAGGTGATGCAGAACAGCCGCGACAACCTCACCGCGATGATGGCCGAGGCGCTGGCCCTGGCCAAAAGACAGAACCTTCCCCGGAGTTACAAGATCGATTCCCTGCAGGAAATGATGCATGAGGTCAGGGACTCGGAGGTCACCGCCCATCCCGATCTGAAAGACCGGGAAGTAAACTTCGTATTCGGAGAGAATGTGCCGCAGATCTTCTTTTGCCGGGTCGAGATGCACCGGGCTCTGGTGAACCTGCTGCTGAACGCCGCTCAGGCGAGCCCCAATGGCGGGCCGATCGATGTGGAGCTTTCCACCGACAACGGCAATGGTGTGATCAGGGTCATGGACCGGGGCACCGGCATTCCGGAAAAGATCCGGGCCAGGATTTTCGACACCCATTTCACCACCAAGGAAAACGGCAACGGCTTGGGACTTGCTTCCTGCCGGAATGTCGTCGAACGGCTGCATGGCGGGGAATTGAGCTTTCACGACCGAGACGGCGGCGGCACGGTCTTTACCATGGCTCTGCCCCTGAAGTCCGACTCCTGTTTTTTAGATGAATAGCGGGGGGAAACTTCTGGAGGTGATGTGTTAACGCAAGGCAAAGAATTTATATGTGGACAAACATCGTGCGGTGAACTTCATTTCTTAACTCTTAACTCTTAACTCTTAACTCTTAACTCTTAACTCTTAACTCTTTTTTTTTAACTCTCCTCAATCATGGTCAGCAGTTTTCTGATATCCAGCGGTTTCTGGCAGACGCCGACCACTCCCCTGGTAAGACTGTTCAGGCAATCGTCCTTGTAGAAACCGCTGATGAATATCACCCGGGCTCCGGAGTCGTTTTTGAGGATTTCGGTGAACGTCTCCACCCCGTTCATTCCGGGCATCTTGTAGTCCATCAGGATGATCCGGAATTTCTCTTTTCCGGCCGCAATAACCCCTTGTTCTCCGTTTGGGGCAGTCACCACCTGATAGCCCTTCATTTCCATAACATCGGCAAGGGTTTCCAGGATGGTCGGTTCATCATCAACAATCAGTATTTTTTGCCGTTTTTCCATTTTTCTGATTCTACACCGGGGTTGGCGGACAGACAAAGTATTTTTTGCCTCGCGTAAAGTTTGCGCAAATTTTTACTTTGAGTTCGAGTTTCCGGCTGTGATACGATTTTTCTGTTGGTGATTTACTGCAGAAAATCCAAAAATATGCCAGGCGGAAAATGAAATGGAAAATATAGGTGTGTTGCTTGTCGATGATGACCCCGGTCTGCGAGAGGTTTTTGCCGACATCTTTGCCATGCACCGGGAGTACTTTCTCGACACTGCCGCCAACGGGGCTGAGGCGCTGGAAAAGGTACGCAGGATAAACTTTGATCTGGCCCTGGTCGATATTTCCCTGCCCGATTATGACGGGATTGCTCTCACCGCTGAACTGAAGAAGATCAACCCGGACTGCGTCTATATGATCATCACCGGTCATAATTCCACCGACTATGTGATCAAGGCGATGCAGGTCGGGGCTGACGACTTTTTCATGAAGCCGATCCAGTTTGAGGAACTCTTCATCCGGATCAGGAAAAATATTCAAGCCAAACGCCTGGCCCTGAGGGTCAAGGAGCTGAACCGGTTGCCGAAGGTGATTCTCGATTCGGTCAACGCCGCCATCTGCATCATCAACACCCACGATCTGACCATCGCCAGCCTCAACAAATTCCTGCTGGATGATCTTGGTCTCAGCGAAGATGAGGTTGTCGGCAAATCATGTCATCAGCTGCTGCACCACAGTCCGGTGTCCTGTAAAGGCGAGAAGGATTGTCCCCTGCAGAAAACCTACACCACCGGTGAACATTCACAGTACGTGCATTCCCACACCGACAAGTCCGGCAGGGAGTATATCGCCGAAGTGAGCGCCTCTCCGATCTTTGACGATACAGGCAAGGTTGTCCAGGTTGTCCATGTTTCCCGTGATATCAGCGACCGGCGCGAACTTGAGGACTCTCTCAAAAAAGAAAAGAAAAATCTGACCCTTGCCAACCGGGAGCTTGAGAATGCGCTCCACGAACTCAAGAGCACCCAGGGACAGATCGTCCAGCAGGAGAAGATGGCCTCCATCGGCAGCCTGGCCGCCGGAGTGGCCCACGAAATCAACAACCCGATGGGTTTTATCGGCAGCAATCTCACCACCCTCGGCAAGTATCTGGGCAAGCTCAAGGAGTTCATCGAGCTTCAGGCGAAGGGGGTTGAGAATCTTCCCGAGAGCGGGCTGAAGGAAGAGATCGCCAATCAGCGGAAAAAACTGAAAATTGACTATCTGCTCGGTGATGTCGGCGACCTGATCAATGAATCCCTGGAAGGCGCCGATCGGGTCAAGACCATTGTCCAGAACCTGAAATCCTTTGCCCGGGTGGATGATGTCAAACCGGCGCCGGCCGATGTCAACAACTGCCTCGAATCAACCTTGAACATCGTCTGGAACGAGCTGAAATACAAGTGCACGGTCAATAAGAAAT
The window above is part of the Pseudomonadota bacterium genome. Proteins encoded here:
- a CDS encoding response regulator → MENIGVLLVDDDPGLREVFADIFAMHREYFLDTAANGAEALEKVRRINFDLALVDISLPDYDGIALTAELKKINPDCVYMIITGHNSTDYVIKAMQVGADDFFMKPIQFEELFIRIRKNIQAKRLALRVKELNRLPKVILDSVNAAICIINTHDLTIASLNKFLLDDLGLSEDEVVGKSCHQLLHHSPVSCKGEKDCPLQKTYTTGEHSQYVHSHTDKSGREYIAEVSASPIFDDTGKVVQVVHVSRDISDRRELEDSLKKEKKNLTLANRELENALHELKSTQGQIVQQEKMASIGSLAAGVAHEINNPMGFIGSNLTTLGKYLGKLKEFIELQAKGVENLPESGLKEEIANQRKKLKIDYLLGDVGDLINESLEGADRVKTIVQNLKSFARVDDVKPAPADVNNCLESTLNIVWNELKYKCTVNKKYGEVPRVMGFPQQLNQVFMNIMVNGAHAIETKGEITIETFTEEDRVKVRITDTGCGIPEKIRGRIFEPFFTTKEVGKGTGLGMSIAYDIVKKHEGEISFETEIGKGTAFTVSLPAVAEEI
- a CDS encoding threonine synthase — protein: MKYISTRGGIAPVSFREAVMMGLATDGGLLLPEEIPVIDQKTLDSWQGLSFPQLSFEVISRFVDDIPADDLRELINRSYSTFTHPETVPLVRAGGFQIMELFHGPTLAFKDVALQFLGNVFEYLLQKSGGRMNILGATSGDTGSAAIYGVRGKENINIFILHPHRRVSRIQELQMTTVTDANVFNIAIRGTFDDGQAIVKAIFNDIPFKEEFNLGAVNSINWARIVAQVVYYIYAALRLTGKKSPLVDFSVPTGNFGDIFAGYVARKMLPEKIRRLVLATNENDLLARFVNDGVYSVGQVVQTSSPSMDIQVASNFERYLYFLFDRNPVRTRKALEDFSASGRMDFDASLQKKIREDFRACRVSEEETLQVIKSNEQEGYLLDPHTAVGVRAASNFVEEGVPMVCLATAHPAKFGDAVKRAIGREPDLPPALAALPEKESRCEILDAGTEVIKQFLKINAR
- a CDS encoding cyclic nucleotide-binding domain-containing protein; translated protein: MKPEERVKYLSTIDLFEHFSHEELSNFAEKVQEVRINADEVLFHEGAPGDDMYILLDGQLKVNKDAKFITNIKPVEYIGEMAIIESKPRSATVQAVLDSTLLKITSAQFQEYFSTQPESLVSLMRTLSHRIRRNTEIIAEEFEKANILIHDMKNQMASFLFLDLMARETKVEGQLRLLKVMQNSRDNLTAMMAEALALAKRQNLPRSYKIDSLQEMMHEVRDSEVTAHPDLKDREVNFVFGENVPQIFFCRVEMHRALVNLLLNAAQASPNGGPIDVELSTDNGNGVIRVMDRGTGIPEKIRARIFDTHFTTKENGNGLGLASCRNVVERLHGGELSFHDRDGGGTVFTMALPLKSDSCFLDE
- a CDS encoding response regulator, producing the protein MEKRQKILIVDDEPTILETLADVMEMKGYQVVTAPNGEQGVIAAGKEKFRIILMDYKMPGMNGVETFTEILKNDSGARVIFISGFYKDDCLNSLTRGVVGVCQKPLDIRKLLTMIEES